From one uncultured Methanoregula sp. genomic stretch:
- a CDS encoding acyl-protein synthetase produces the protein MMSGTDQEIPKRPGPRDAVLSGEPYVLADREKCGVLLPIIKEQLKRARQNNRQIDNLFKKTGTDIDTLQSLEDVPFMPVQMFKHFDLRICPEQDIAKILQSSGTTGSTPSRIPLDKATTMNQIKALKTILSDYLGKNRKIFLVIDHEGINSPAMAFSARTAGVRGLSIYARKTFYLLREEDGKLVLNLPVIREIIEKYSQDEVYAFGFTYIIWTTFIEQIKKENIRFSFAGFTLFHGGGWKKMQDLAVSKEHFSGSVAEVFGTSPATILDFYGMAEQTGIIFVDCCEGNKHVPAFSQVIIRDPFTLEPCPPGKPGLIEVMSILADSYYDQAVLTEDLGVLMGVDDCPCGRRGRYFRFVSRVEKAEVRGCGDTFREG, from the coding sequence ATGATGTCGGGGACAGATCAGGAGATACCAAAACGCCCGGGGCCACGGGATGCTGTCCTTTCAGGGGAGCCTTACGTGCTCGCGGATAGAGAGAAATGCGGAGTCCTCCTGCCCATCATCAAAGAACAGCTCAAAAGAGCCCGGCAGAACAACCGGCAGATCGATAACCTGTTTAAAAAAACGGGTACCGATATCGATACCCTGCAGAGCCTTGAAGACGTGCCGTTTATGCCGGTCCAGATGTTCAAGCATTTCGATCTCCGGATCTGCCCGGAACAGGATATTGCAAAGATCCTCCAGTCCAGTGGCACAACGGGCAGCACTCCCAGCAGGATACCGCTTGACAAGGCCACAACCATGAACCAGATCAAAGCCCTCAAGACCATCCTTTCGGACTATCTCGGGAAAAACCGGAAGATCTTTCTTGTTATCGATCACGAGGGGATCAACAGCCCGGCAATGGCTTTCTCTGCACGGACTGCCGGTGTGCGGGGGTTGAGCATCTATGCCAGAAAAACATTTTACCTCCTGAGAGAGGAAGATGGAAAACTTGTCCTGAACCTGCCGGTTATCCGGGAGATTATCGAAAAGTATTCGCAGGATGAGGTGTACGCGTTCGGGTTCACGTATATCATCTGGACAACGTTCATTGAACAGATAAAAAAAGAGAACATCCGGTTCTCGTTTGCGGGTTTCACGCTCTTTCATGGGGGCGGCTGGAAGAAGATGCAGGATCTTGCCGTATCAAAAGAGCATTTCTCCGGGTCGGTTGCCGAAGTATTCGGCACGTCGCCTGCAACCATCCTGGACTTCTACGGCATGGCAGAGCAGACCGGGATCATATTCGTTGACTGCTGTGAAGGCAACAAGCACGTGCCTGCATTTTCCCAGGTCATCATCCGCGACCCGTTCACTCTCGAGCCATGCCCGCCGGGAAAACCCGGGCTGATCGAAGTGATGAGCATCCTTGCCGACAGCTACTACGACCAGGCTGTCCTTACCGAAGACCTTGGCGTGCTCATGGGCGTGGATGACTGCCCGTGCGGGCGCAGGGGCCGGTATTTCCGGTTCGTGTCCCGGGTAGAGAAAGCGGAAGTACGCGGATGCGGCGATACGTTCCGGGAGGGATAA
- a CDS encoding AMP-binding protein → MNFADYLFENIRDTAKECIISRDGILTYRDLVSRTDSLATRLVTTLGTGNECLLLSENNPFFIIAYLAIIKSGNTALLVETRITDSQLAAIYDQCAIRASCVQTKFLSKVTGKDNIITESVLPELTPVPPFAGIPVQDDDVAVVIFTSGSTGAKKGVMLTHRNLCANTRSIVQYLELTPDDRICATLPLFYCYGASLLHTHLRAGGSILLSNNIFLGGVIRDINTHHCTGFAGVPSTYQILATRTPFLKEKLPTLRYMQQAGGQLPNKYIRMIAGAFSEKKFVVMYGATEATARLSYLPPDNVLSKLGSIGRGIPGVVLEVINEHGKPVQPGEIGEIVASGDNIMKGYYGDPEGTAEVIKNGKLCTGDLATVDEEGYIFIHGRKKNIIKSGGYRISPNEIEEFVGSLDGVLGCVVVGLPDEIMGEAVVAIIQHAGTGSEPGLKEAILNRCRQQLPSYKVPARIFFVREFPLNASDKVDKLALTATVQEELKKNSRAGQ, encoded by the coding sequence ATGAATTTTGCAGATTATCTCTTTGAAAATATCCGCGATACCGCAAAAGAATGTATCATATCCCGTGACGGGATCCTCACGTACCGCGATCTGGTATCCCGGACAGATTCTCTTGCCACCCGTCTTGTAACCACCCTCGGGACGGGAAACGAATGCCTTCTCCTGTCGGAAAATAATCCGTTTTTCATTATCGCGTACCTTGCGATCATAAAGAGCGGCAATACGGCCCTCCTCGTTGAGACCAGAATAACTGATTCCCAGCTTGCAGCCATTTACGATCAGTGTGCCATACGGGCATCATGTGTCCAGACAAAATTCCTCTCCAAAGTTACGGGAAAGGACAATATCATCACGGAATCCGTGCTCCCGGAACTGACCCCGGTACCACCGTTTGCAGGTATCCCAGTACAGGATGACGACGTTGCGGTGGTGATCTTCACCTCCGGCAGTACCGGTGCAAAGAAAGGAGTCATGTTAACGCACAGGAATTTATGTGCCAACACCCGTTCGATTGTCCAGTACCTGGAACTGACCCCCGATGACCGGATCTGTGCAACGCTCCCGCTCTTCTACTGTTACGGGGCCTCGCTCCTGCATACCCATCTCCGGGCGGGCGGGAGCATCCTCCTCTCGAACAATATCTTTCTTGGCGGGGTTATCCGTGATATCAATACCCATCACTGCACCGGGTTTGCCGGTGTCCCCAGCACGTACCAGATCCTCGCGACCAGAACCCCGTTCCTGAAAGAAAAACTTCCTACCCTTCGTTATATGCAGCAGGCTGGTGGACAGCTGCCCAATAAATACATCCGGATGATTGCCGGGGCGTTTTCGGAGAAGAAGTTTGTTGTCATGTACGGGGCAACGGAAGCAACCGCCAGGCTTTCGTATCTTCCCCCGGATAACGTCCTTTCGAAACTGGGGTCCATTGGCAGGGGGATCCCCGGGGTCGTCCTTGAGGTCATCAATGAGCATGGTAAGCCGGTACAACCCGGCGAGATTGGCGAGATTGTCGCTTCCGGGGATAATATCATGAAAGGATATTACGGGGACCCGGAGGGAACGGCAGAGGTTATCAAAAACGGGAAACTCTGCACGGGGGATCTCGCTACGGTCGATGAGGAAGGGTATATCTTTATCCACGGGAGGAAAAAGAACATTATCAAATCCGGGGGGTACCGGATCTCCCCCAACGAGATCGAGGAGTTTGTCGGCTCCCTCGACGGGGTTCTGGGATGTGTTGTGGTGGGTCTGCCTGACGAGATCATGGGAGAAGCGGTGGTTGCCATTATCCAGCATGCGGGAACCGGGTCCGAACCCGGGCTCAAAGAAGCGATCCTGAACCGGTGCAGGCAGCAACTGCCCTCGTACAAGGTTCCGGCACGGATCTTTTTTGTCCGGGAATTCCCCCTCAATGCCTCCGATAAAGTGGACAAGCTGGCACTCACCGCCACCGTCCAGGAAGAGCTGAAGAAGAACAGCCGGGCAGGCCAATGA
- a CDS encoding phosphopantetheine-binding protein, with the protein MASFDENTIKNIFCEALGVPAADVTDTLAYNSCEQWDSLKHLQMVAMFEESFDIEIDMDDIIAMETYGKVKEILRKYFK; encoded by the coding sequence ATGGCATCATTTGATGAGAATACCATAAAAAATATTTTTTGTGAAGCGCTGGGTGTACCTGCAGCGGATGTAACAGATACCCTTGCCTATAATTCCTGTGAGCAGTGGGATTCCTTGAAACATCTCCAGATGGTAGCAATGTTTGAAGAGAGTTTTGATATCGAGATCGACATGGACGATATCATTGCCATGGAAACTTACGGTAAAGTAAAGGAAATTCTCCGCAAGTATTTCAAATAG
- the acpS gene encoding holo-ACP synthase, whose protein sequence is MNRTMQDIGIGTDIVEIRRFENFKDRTFSAFLAKNFSRNELDYCLSKDNPASHLAARFAGKEAVIKALYSLNITHIFYPAIEILNNDLGVPYVRINTDKTEKLTIRISLSHSSEMALAFCIIIPES, encoded by the coding sequence ATGAACAGAACTATGCAGGATATTGGTATCGGAACGGATATTGTTGAGATCCGGCGGTTTGAAAATTTTAAGGACCGGACATTCTCTGCATTCCTGGCCAAAAACTTCTCCCGGAATGAATTGGATTACTGCCTGTCCAAAGATAATCCTGCCTCCCACCTGGCGGCACGGTTCGCCGGCAAGGAGGCAGTCATTAAAGCCCTCTACAGCCTGAACATCACGCATATCTTTTATCCTGCAATCGAGATCCTCAACAATGACCTGGGTGTCCCGTACGTCAGGATTAATACCGATAAAACAGAAAAATTAACTATCAGAATAAGCTTGTCGCACAGTTCAGAAATGGCACTGGCGTTTTGTATTATTATTCCGGAGTCCTGA
- a CDS encoding DapH/DapD/GlmU-related protein yields MKLSEFLPEKTEIARDGDFSSMGTFFSRYPQLVVYAARENDIALILENPFVSCVITSPPFVSRFPERIGIAVTPDPRSAFYLLQSALSRHPDFALQPFPNRISPSAKIHPSAVIAPESVEIGRDVVIGKNVVVGEQSIIDDGSVVRPNSIIGDDPRPRTGETGGSSIQPSGGVHLHRDVDIHANTRIHRAIFKGCTEIGEQTKIDNLDSVGQGTMIGKRCLICAGVTIGESVLIGDDAWIGPNVTLENQIAIGNNVYITLGSTVTNNVGDDKVVKDNYAIDRKRFRKVIRGM; encoded by the coding sequence ATGAAATTATCTGAATTCCTGCCTGAAAAAACAGAGATCGCCCGGGACGGGGATTTTTCATCGATGGGGACGTTCTTCTCCCGCTACCCGCAGCTGGTGGTCTATGCAGCCCGGGAGAACGATATTGCGCTAATCCTTGAAAATCCGTTTGTCTCCTGCGTCATTACATCACCGCCGTTCGTTTCCCGGTTCCCGGAACGGATCGGCATTGCAGTAACGCCGGACCCACGTTCAGCATTTTACCTGCTCCAGTCCGCGTTGTCCCGGCACCCGGACTTTGCTCTCCAGCCGTTTCCGAACCGGATCTCACCCTCGGCAAAAATTCACCCGAGCGCGGTTATTGCTCCCGAAAGCGTGGAGATCGGCAGGGACGTTGTTATTGGAAAAAATGTCGTGGTCGGCGAACAATCAATCATCGATGATGGATCGGTCGTCAGGCCCAACAGCATCATCGGGGATGATCCACGGCCCCGGACAGGAGAGACAGGCGGGTCTTCGATCCAGCCTTCCGGCGGGGTGCATCTCCACCGGGATGTGGATATTCACGCAAATACCCGGATCCATCGGGCAATCTTCAAAGGCTGCACGGAGATTGGCGAACAGACAAAAATCGATAACCTTGATTCTGTCGGGCAGGGCACCATGATTGGCAAACGATGCCTGATCTGTGCCGGGGTTACGATCGGGGAATCGGTACTCATTGGCGACGATGCCTGGATCGGCCCGAATGTTACCCTGGAGAACCAGATCGCCATCGGGAATAACGTGTACATCACCCTTGGTTCTACCGTCACGAACAACGTTGGTGACGATAAAGTCGTGAAAGATAATTATGCCATTGACCGGAAACGGTTCAGGAAAGTCATACGGGGTATGTGA
- a CDS encoding DapH/DapD/GlmU-related protein, with protein sequence MILQRCFLKLKSAAVADSWFMHTSVMQYLIKTGLYFFNRIAPKTPLCQRVRAGSLGKNNDIHPTAIIDYDRVIIGDFCTIGENAVIEKNTIIGSHVTIGPGVVIGSEGFEVRRFKDEIIPVAHLGGVIIHDNVSVGPRTCIDKSSLGEYTEIGESTRLLGGVEVGHGIKIGKNVTVSEGTMIGGYSKIGDRVIIGRRCSITDGLTLEDDVVLPDNTVVTRDVKRTPQETGRL encoded by the coding sequence ATGATCCTGCAAAGATGTTTTCTGAAACTGAAAAGCGCTGCAGTGGCAGATTCATGGTTCATGCATACATCCGTTATGCAATACCTCATAAAAACCGGCTTGTATTTTTTCAACCGCATTGCCCCGAAAACCCCTCTCTGCCAGAGGGTCCGGGCCGGGTCTCTGGGAAAAAACAATGATATCCACCCCACGGCAATCATCGATTATGACCGGGTCATCATCGGGGACTTCTGTACTATCGGGGAGAACGCCGTTATTGAAAAAAATACCATCATCGGCAGTCATGTCACTATCGGGCCGGGCGTTGTGATCGGGTCTGAAGGTTTCGAGGTGCGGAGGTTTAAAGATGAGATCATCCCGGTAGCCCACCTGGGGGGAGTCATCATTCATGACAATGTATCCGTCGGCCCCCGCACCTGCATTGATAAAAGTTCCCTTGGGGAATATACAGAGATCGGTGAATCGACCCGCCTCCTTGGGGGTGTCGAAGTAGGCCACGGGATAAAGATCGGAAAGAACGTGACCGTATCGGAGGGGACGATGATCGGGGGGTACTCAAAGATCGGCGACCGGGTGATTATCGGCAGGCGCTGTTCAATAACCGATGGCCTGACCCTTGAGGACGACGTTGTCCTGCCGGATAATACGGTCGTGACCCGCGATGTGAAAAGAACTCCGCAGGAGACGGGCCGGTTATGA
- a CDS encoding class I SAM-dependent methyltransferase — MSSGNMYVDGDYLKNNPTWDVEDAPWKADHIIRMMEKNHLEPATICEVGCGCGEILSQLQKRLPATTIFTGYEISPQAYELCRGRSNDRLSFHLKNYCEEQGDPCDLILLIDVIEHLEDYFRFLREIKDKSRYKILHIPLEMFALAVMYPRFLLGQRKRVGHLHHFSKDTALRILEDLGYEIIDYQYTAGYALPREYGIRDKLLKIPRGLFYPLFPDFTVRLFGGCSLLVLVK, encoded by the coding sequence ATGAGTTCGGGAAATATGTATGTGGACGGGGACTACCTGAAGAATAACCCCACCTGGGATGTGGAAGACGCTCCCTGGAAAGCCGATCATATCATCCGCATGATGGAAAAGAACCATCTCGAACCAGCAACTATCTGCGAAGTCGGTTGTGGCTGCGGGGAGATCCTCTCCCAGCTCCAGAAAAGACTTCCGGCAACCACGATCTTTACCGGATATGAGATCTCACCGCAGGCATACGAGCTCTGCAGGGGGCGATCGAATGACCGGCTCTCATTCCACCTGAAAAACTATTGCGAGGAGCAGGGCGACCCCTGCGACCTGATCCTTCTCATCGATGTTATCGAGCATCTGGAAGATTATTTCCGGTTTTTGCGCGAAATAAAGGATAAGAGCCGGTATAAGATCCTGCATATCCCCCTTGAGATGTTTGCCCTCGCGGTCATGTATCCCCGGTTCCTGCTCGGGCAGCGAAAGAGAGTGGGGCATCTCCACCATTTCTCAAAGGATACTGCCCTCAGGATACTCGAAGATCTCGGCTATGAGATAATCGATTACCAGTATACGGCGGGATACGCTCTCCCCCGGGAGTACGGCATCAGGGATAAGTTGCTGAAGATCCCCCGCGGGTTGTTTTATCCGCTCTTCCCTGATTTTACGGTCAGGTTATTCGGGGGCTGTTCATTGCTGGTGCTGGTAAAATAG
- a CDS encoding DNA topoisomerase IV subunit A — protein MSKEELDRKSMAALLGIASAWYEQMKSGEIPSISLPSRTKYNIEFDDASEVWKYGDKESMRTAASAKSATHLLKMAYVIGFIKQQLKENRSSTLREMYYISEGWKRAKFGAQDESNFLIEDLEILSDVPREGFHLHPEENGASIYGPMRIREETRRGMKTIHCQDDVGQAGYTIPNNVENIEFVDHDAKFVIAIETGGMYDRLIENGFDEEHNAILVHLKGQPARSTRRMLNKISTNWDLPILVFTDGDPWSYRIFGSVAYGAIKSAHMSELLVTPKAQFIGLQPSDIRDYNLPSDKLSEKDVEALKAELTDPRFATDYWRKQINLQIEMNLKSEQQAFAARGLDFVTKKYLPARLADMGILRN, from the coding sequence ATGTCTAAAGAAGAACTCGACCGGAAATCAATGGCGGCCCTGCTCGGCATAGCAAGCGCCTGGTACGAGCAGATGAAATCGGGGGAGATCCCCTCCATCTCACTTCCCTCCCGGACGAAATACAATATCGAGTTCGATGACGCGAGCGAGGTCTGGAAGTACGGGGACAAGGAGAGCATGCGGACGGCAGCATCTGCAAAGAGTGCCACGCACCTCCTGAAGATGGCCTATGTTATCGGTTTCATCAAGCAGCAGCTGAAAGAGAACCGCTCCTCAACGCTGAGAGAGATGTATTATATCTCGGAGGGCTGGAAGCGGGCGAAGTTCGGTGCACAGGACGAGAGCAACTTCTTGATCGAAGATCTCGAGATCCTGTCCGATGTCCCGCGCGAGGGATTCCACCTCCATCCTGAAGAAAACGGCGCATCCATCTACGGACCGATGCGGATCCGGGAAGAGACCCGGCGCGGGATGAAGACGATCCACTGCCAGGACGATGTCGGTCAGGCCGGGTATACGATCCCGAACAACGTGGAGAATATCGAGTTCGTGGACCACGATGCCAAATTCGTGATTGCCATAGAGACCGGTGGTATGTACGACCGTTTGATCGAGAACGGGTTCGACGAGGAGCACAACGCGATCCTTGTCCATCTCAAGGGCCAGCCAGCCCGCTCGACACGGCGGATGCTCAACAAGATCAGCACGAACTGGGATCTGCCCATCCTCGTCTTTACGGATGGCGACCCGTGGTCATACCGCATTTTTGGTTCTGTTGCTTATGGTGCCATCAAGAGCGCCCACATGTCGGAACTGCTCGTGACCCCGAAAGCCCAGTTCATCGGCCTCCAGCCCAGCGATATACGGGACTATAATCTTCCGTCAGATAAATTATCTGAAAAGGATGTGGAAGCCTTGAAAGCAGAACTCACGGATCCCCGGTTTGCCACGGATTACTGGAGAAAGCAGATAAACCTGCAGATCGAGATGAACCTGAAGTCAGAACAACAGGCGTTTGCCGCCCGGGGGCTGGATTTCGTGACAAAGAAATACCTGCCGGCAAGGCTCGCTGATATGGGTATACTAAGAAACTGA
- a CDS encoding DNA topoisomerase VI subunit B: MVLAEELAKQQRSISVAEFFEKNKHLLGFDSPTRGVITTIKEAVDNALDACEEAQVLPDIFISIKKTGTDIFRIIVEDNGPGIVPAQIPFVFGKLLYGSRFHQIRQTRGQQGIGISAAVLYAQLTSGLPTVVISRTGHKEPAYRFEIQIKIETNEPDIISQGPFEWDRIHGTRVQIEFKSTMAARKKLIEYLRYTSVVNPHARFRVELDDEAFTFERVSQEVIACPVAIQPHPHGIEFGQLKRMAAASGDNLLDFLVNGFSRVGRKSAQDMCDRAGLKGTVKVNGLSTEQLKALLAAMQAVAVPAPPSSQCLSPIGEELIRRGLDKEFQMDFVAARTRPSSVFSGHSFMVEAAIGYGGKLPSEGNAIILRFANRVPLMYQQGACAITDCVSRVNWKSYNLSQQGLPMGPVLILVHVASTNVPFTSESKDAIASIPEIEKEIVLALQDLGRDLKLFVSRRDKSKLAEDRARAVCAIIPEIAEKVSEIVEKPLVDTSPIEGKLMRKLIVKKGTRDGKVAIELANYSSFDGEISVYDISADNAADAVPGADFTSEMDGQFTKVWKITVLPKEVSRISYTGKGGGIIEIRGIDDNKKMVVDLDV; the protein is encoded by the coding sequence ATGGTGCTCGCTGAGGAGCTCGCGAAACAGCAGCGCAGTATCAGTGTAGCAGAATTCTTCGAGAAGAACAAGCACCTGCTCGGGTTCGATTCCCCCACGCGCGGGGTCATCACCACCATCAAGGAAGCGGTGGACAATGCACTGGATGCCTGCGAGGAAGCGCAGGTGCTTCCCGACATTTTTATCAGCATCAAGAAGACCGGCACCGACATCTTCCGGATCATTGTCGAGGACAATGGCCCGGGCATCGTCCCGGCGCAGATCCCTTTTGTTTTTGGCAAGCTCCTCTACGGCTCGCGGTTCCACCAGATCCGCCAGACCCGGGGTCAGCAGGGTATCGGCATCTCGGCAGCAGTCCTTTATGCCCAGCTGACGAGCGGTCTCCCTACGGTAGTAATCTCCCGGACCGGGCACAAGGAACCGGCATACAGGTTCGAGATCCAGATAAAAATCGAGACGAACGAGCCGGATATCATATCCCAGGGACCGTTTGAATGGGACCGGATCCACGGCACCCGCGTGCAGATCGAGTTCAAGAGTACGATGGCGGCCAGGAAGAAGCTGATCGAGTACCTCCGCTATACTTCCGTGGTCAATCCCCACGCCCGCTTCCGGGTTGAACTTGACGACGAGGCCTTCACGTTCGAACGGGTGAGTCAGGAAGTGATAGCATGTCCGGTTGCTATCCAGCCCCATCCCCATGGGATCGAGTTCGGGCAGCTCAAGCGGATGGCCGCGGCAAGCGGGGATAATCTCCTCGATTTTCTCGTCAACGGGTTCAGCCGGGTGGGCAGGAAGTCCGCGCAGGACATGTGCGACCGGGCCGGCCTGAAAGGTACGGTCAAAGTAAACGGTCTTTCCACCGAACAACTCAAGGCGCTGCTTGCAGCCATGCAGGCAGTAGCCGTTCCTGCCCCCCCGTCATCCCAGTGCCTCTCCCCTATCGGGGAGGAGCTGATCCGGCGTGGTCTTGACAAGGAGTTCCAGATGGATTTTGTCGCTGCCCGGACCCGCCCGAGTTCCGTCTTCTCCGGCCACTCGTTCATGGTCGAAGCCGCGATTGGCTACGGGGGAAAACTTCCCTCCGAGGGAAATGCCATCATCCTCCGGTTTGCCAACCGTGTCCCGCTCATGTACCAGCAGGGGGCCTGCGCTATCACGGACTGCGTTTCAAGGGTGAACTGGAAATCCTACAACCTCTCGCAGCAGGGGCTCCCGATGGGCCCGGTCCTGATCCTCGTCCATGTCGCTTCAACGAATGTGCCGTTCACGAGCGAGAGCAAGGATGCCATTGCGAGCATCCCGGAGATCGAAAAAGAGATCGTGCTTGCACTCCAGGACCTTGGCCGCGATCTCAAGCTCTTCGTCTCCCGCAGGGACAAGAGCAAGCTGGCCGAGGACCGGGCCCGTGCGGTCTGCGCGATCATCCCGGAGATTGCAGAGAAAGTGAGCGAGATCGTGGAAAAACCCCTGGTCGACACTAGCCCCATTGAAGGTAAACTGATGCGAAAGCTGATCGTCAAGAAAGGGACCCGTGACGGGAAGGTGGCAATCGAGCTTGCCAACTACAGCAGTTTTGATGGCGAGATATCGGTGTACGACATCTCTGCTGATAATGCGGCCGATGCAGTCCCCGGAGCAGACTTTACAAGCGAGATGGACGGGCAGTTCACCAAGGTGTGGAAGATCACGGTTCTCCCGAAAGAGGTTTCGCGAATATCCTATACCGGCAAGGGTGGCGGCATCATCGAAATTCGGGGTATCGACGACAACAAGAAGATGGTGGTGGATCTCGATGTCTAA